One genomic segment of Thalassospiraceae bacterium LMO-SO8 includes these proteins:
- the meaB gene encoding methylmalonyl Co-A mutase-associated GTPase MeaB, whose protein sequence is MGAKVAAGDLRALARAITLLESGRADHRVQAEALIRALLPAAGRSIRIGITGIPGVGKSTFIEAFGLALVDRGHKVAVLAVDPTSPRSGGSILGDKTRMEKLARCRDAYIRPSPSGGTLGGVARRTREAIIAVEAAGYDVVLIETVGVGQSETAVKDLVDMFLLLLAPGGGDDLQGIKKGIVEMADLIVVNKADGDLAPAAERARRDYTSALHLLRPENADWSPRVVKCSAVTGDGLDDIWQSVEAFRAATQSSGRFDASRAEQARTWMWNEVNETLLGELRAAPAVTQALANLEPAVAEGAVGPSEAARRILAAFRGDGAPSDKDV, encoded by the coding sequence CTGGGCGCCAAGGTCGCGGCCGGCGACCTGCGCGCCCTCGCCCGCGCCATCACCCTGCTGGAATCGGGCCGCGCCGACCACCGGGTGCAGGCCGAAGCCCTGATCCGCGCCCTGCTGCCGGCGGCGGGCAGGTCGATCCGCATCGGCATCACCGGCATCCCAGGCGTCGGCAAATCCACCTTCATCGAGGCCTTCGGCCTGGCCCTGGTCGACCGCGGCCACAAGGTTGCCGTGCTCGCCGTCGATCCGACCAGCCCGCGCTCGGGCGGCTCGATCCTGGGCGACAAGACGCGCATGGAAAAATTGGCCCGGTGCCGCGACGCCTACATCCGGCCCTCGCCGTCCGGCGGCACCCTGGGCGGCGTCGCCCGGCGCACGCGGGAAGCCATCATCGCGGTCGAGGCCGCGGGCTACGACGTGGTGCTGATCGAAACCGTCGGCGTCGGCCAATCGGAGACGGCGGTCAAGGACCTGGTCGACATGTTCCTGTTGCTGCTCGCCCCCGGTGGCGGCGACGACCTTCAGGGCATCAAGAAGGGCATCGTCGAAATGGCCGACCTGATCGTCGTCAACAAGGCCGACGGCGACCTGGCGCCGGCGGCGGAACGGGCGCGGCGGGACTATACCTCCGCCCTGCACCTGCTGCGCCCGGAAAACGCCGACTGGTCACCCCGGGTTGTGAAATGTTCCGCCGTCACCGGCGACGGGCTCGACGATATCTGGCAATCGGTCGAAGCCTTCCGCGCCGCGACACAATCGTCCGGCCGGTTCGACGCCAGCCGCGCCGAGCAAGCCAGGACCTGGATGTGGAACGAGGTCAATGAAACCCTGCTGGGCGAACTCCGCGCCGCCCCCGCCGTGACGCAGGCGCTCGCCAACCTGGAACCCGCCGTCGCCGAGGGCGCGGTCGGCCCCAGCGAAGCCGCACGGCGCATCCTGGCCGCCTTCCGGGGTGACGGTGCCCCCTCGGACAAAGACGTCTAA
- a CDS encoding protein phosphatase CheZ gives METKEELELLQAEILNLFNYIQRVRKEVAAITRSDEGNGRFDNMSDQLDAIVRATEEATNSIMEVVEQNTDTIDKIRGKTDNAEILALLDELENNSSNIFEACTFQDITGQRVTKIARSVTYVETRVNALIQIFGKEHIESVEVETEEQSEDEKLLQGPQLQGEGVTQDEIDKLFD, from the coding sequence ATGGAAACCAAGGAAGAACTGGAACTGCTTCAGGCAGAAATCCTCAACCTTTTCAATTACATTCAGCGGGTCCGCAAGGAAGTGGCCGCGATCACCCGTTCCGACGAAGGCAACGGTCGGTTCGACAACATGTCCGACCAGCTTGACGCCATCGTCCGGGCCACGGAAGAGGCCACCAATTCGATCATGGAAGTGGTGGAGCAGAATACCGATACCATCGATAAGATCCGCGGCAAGACCGACAACGCGGAAATCCTCGCCCTTCTGGACGAGTTGGAAAACAACTCCTCCAACATCTTCGAAGCCTGCACCTTTCAGGACATCACCGGCCAGCGCGTAACCAAGATCGCCCGGTCGGTGACTTACGTGGAAACGCGGGTCAACGCGCTGATCCAGATCTTCGGCAAGGAACACATCGAAAGCGTCGAAGTCGAAACCGAAGAGCAGTCGGAAGACGAAAAGCTTCTTCAGGGCCCGCAGCTTCAGGGCGAAGGCGTTACTCAGGACGAAATCGACAAGTTGTTCGACTAG
- a CDS encoding AEC family transporter, producing MLYQLFSVIAPVLTCAVIGYVWRKQGRPYDTSLVTTLVTNIGTPCLVFFTLIDTKLDADAFLAMAAATFATMVAFYAVFFVFLKVMKLSQKAFLSALAYGNVGNMGLPLCLLAFGDHGLALAIAYFTVNVLCLFTIGVAVPAGATSVGALLRLPILYAALAALVVMVMGWTVPAPIVNTTRILSGLTVPLMLITLGVSLAGLGVKKLPQAVLLSVMRLGVGFLVGWATAEAFGFTGVERGVLILQCAMPVAVFNFLFAERYGNQPEEVAGMVVISTVLSFATLPFLLAFVM from the coding sequence ATGCTCTACCAACTGTTCTCCGTCATCGCGCCGGTCCTGACCTGCGCCGTTATCGGCTATGTCTGGCGCAAGCAGGGCCGCCCTTACGACACGTCGCTGGTGACGACGCTGGTCACCAATATCGGCACGCCCTGTCTGGTGTTCTTCACCCTGATCGACACCAAGCTCGACGCCGACGCCTTCCTCGCCATGGCGGCGGCGACCTTCGCGACCATGGTCGCGTTCTATGCCGTGTTCTTCGTGTTCCTGAAGGTGATGAAACTCAGCCAGAAGGCGTTCCTCTCGGCCCTGGCCTACGGCAACGTCGGCAACATGGGCCTGCCGCTTTGTCTGCTCGCCTTCGGCGACCATGGTCTGGCCCTGGCCATCGCGTACTTCACCGTCAACGTGCTCTGCCTGTTCACCATCGGGGTGGCGGTGCCGGCGGGGGCAACCTCGGTGGGGGCGCTGCTGCGCCTGCCCATCCTCTACGCCGCCCTGGCGGCCCTGGTGGTCATGGTGATGGGCTGGACCGTGCCGGCACCCATCGTCAACACCACGCGCATCCTCTCCGGCCTCACCGTGCCGCTGATGCTCATCACCCTCGGCGTCTCCCTCGCGGGCCTCGGCGTGAAGAAACTGCCGCAGGCGGTGCTGCTTTCCGTCATGCGCCTGGGCGTCGGTTTTCTGGTGGGCTGGGCCACGGCGGAGGCGTTCGGGTTCACCGGGGTGGAGCGCGGCGTGCTGATCCTGCAATGCGCCATGCCCGTCGCCGTGTTCAACTTCCTGTTCGCCGAACGCTACGGCAACCAGCCGGAGGAAGTGGCGGGCATGGTCGTGATCTCGACCGTGCTGTCCTTCGCGACCCTGCCGTTCCTGTTGGCGTTTGTGATGTAG
- a CDS encoding GNAT family N-acetyltransferase yields MNDRYTIRTMTAGEVDQAVDWAAAEGWNPGLSDAGCFRAVDPDGFIGGWLNGRMISSISVVNYGDAYSFLGFYIVEEAHRGNGHGYALWQEAVKHAGDRLIGLDGVVAEQDNYRRSGFEFAYNNIRYGGAPKALDDAHVPSGVLITPLDGAAPDLADYDRKMFPAPRAAFLESWISTPGHLARAARAGDGGLLGYGVIRPCHTGFKIGPLFADDPAIARALARDLIAAADLGGQDVFLDVPEPNGDAGDLARDLALTPVFETARMYTGPAPTIDIPRIYGVTTFELG; encoded by the coding sequence ATGAACGACAGGTACACGATCCGCACCATGACCGCAGGCGAGGTCGACCAGGCCGTCGACTGGGCGGCGGCCGAGGGGTGGAATCCGGGCCTTAGCGACGCCGGCTGTTTCCGGGCGGTCGATCCCGATGGGTTCATCGGCGGCTGGCTGAATGGGCGGATGATCTCGTCGATCTCCGTCGTCAACTACGGCGACGCGTATTCCTTTCTCGGCTTCTACATCGTCGAAGAAGCCCATCGCGGCAACGGCCACGGCTACGCGTTGTGGCAGGAAGCCGTCAAGCATGCCGGCGACCGGCTGATCGGCCTGGACGGCGTGGTCGCCGAACAGGACAACTACCGCCGCTCCGGGTTCGAATTCGCCTATAACAACATCCGCTACGGCGGCGCGCCCAAGGCGTTGGACGATGCCCATGTCCCCTCCGGGGTTCTTATCACGCCGCTCGACGGCGCCGCCCCGGACCTCGCGGACTACGACCGCAAGATGTTCCCCGCCCCGCGCGCCGCGTTTCTGGAATCCTGGATATCAACGCCGGGCCACCTCGCCCGCGCCGCCCGGGCCGGCGACGGCGGCCTCCTCGGCTACGGCGTCATCCGCCCCTGCCACACGGGCTTCAAGATCGGCCCCCTGTTCGCCGACGATCCGGCGATCGCCCGCGCCCTCGCCCGGGACCTGATCGCCGCGGCGGATCTCGGCGGGCAGGATGTGTTCCTCGACGTGCCCGAGCCCAACGGCGACGCTGGCGATCTTGCCCGCGACCTGGCGCTGACCCCGGTGTTCGAAACCGCCCGCATGTACACGGGCCCGGCCCCCACCATCGACATCCCGCGAATCTACGGGGTCACGACCTTCGAACTCGGCTGA
- a CDS encoding TetR-like C-terminal domain-containing protein — protein sequence MKKRRRGAELEDALLDAAWMELSEFGYTGFTMDGVAARAKTSRPVISRRWSEKADLSIAAIRRQKAQNPIDVPDRGDVRTELLEYLELASRHVTEISAVFTLFSSEYFKETQSTPQDLRIALIAGGKNTFEAILNRAIERGEIDPEKLAPPIATLLPDLLRHHAVMTFSPPPLSLRTAWVDLIFLPLVTTD from the coding sequence ATGAAGAAACGTCGCCGGGGCGCGGAGCTTGAGGACGCCCTTTTAGACGCCGCTTGGATGGAACTATCGGAGTTCGGCTATACTGGATTCACGATGGATGGCGTCGCCGCCCGAGCAAAAACAAGCCGCCCCGTAATTTCCCGCCGCTGGAGTGAAAAGGCCGACCTGTCGATTGCGGCCATCCGAAGACAGAAGGCCCAGAATCCAATTGATGTGCCGGATCGTGGCGATGTTCGTACCGAGTTACTGGAGTATTTAGAACTCGCATCCAGGCATGTCACCGAGATCTCCGCCGTATTCACATTATTCTCCAGCGAATATTTTAAGGAAACACAGTCGACGCCACAGGATTTGCGTATCGCTTTAATTGCAGGCGGCAAGAATACATTTGAAGCTATCTTGAACAGGGCTATAGAGCGTGGTGAGATCGATCCAGAAAAACTCGCCCCCCCGATCGCGACACTATTGCCGGATTTACTTCGGCATCATGCCGTTATGACGTTTTCGCCCCCTCCACTGTCCCTGCGGACGGCCTGGGTCGATTTGATTTTCCTGCCACTTGTCACAACCGATTAA
- the pyk gene encoding pyruvate kinase — MKRERRAKIVATLGPATSSQEAIEKLFEAGVDVFRMNFSHGSHADHQKIHGIVRSLERKFHRPVGILLDLQGPKLRVGDIDTGSAELAPGHKFRLDLDNTPGNHRRAPLPHPEIFAALEVGSTLLIDDGRIRLKVLECSKEHAECEVEIGGTLSNHKGVNVPSVILDVSPLTKKDRDDMRFGLDLGVEWVALSFVQRPEDLAEARKLVAGRAAIMSKLEKPAALTHLEEIVHLSDAIMVARGDLGVECPTEDVPVAQKQILHLCRLAGKPVIVATQMLDSMVHAPTPTRAEASDVATAIYDGADAVMLSAESAVGDYPTETVAMMDRIIKRVEQDVHYRHMRDRRRGGHDATAADAITVAACQVAETISAAVIVTFTTTGSTTLRCARLRPATPILGLTPKRETARRLALCWGVHSVLSEDIHSFREMVSKAVTEAQKDGFAKKGDPIVVTAGVPFGTPGATNILRIAWVE, encoded by the coding sequence ATGAAACGTGAACGCCGCGCGAAGATTGTCGCGACCCTGGGCCCTGCGACGTCCAGCCAGGAAGCCATCGAAAAGCTGTTTGAAGCCGGCGTCGATGTGTTCCGCATGAATTTCTCCCACGGCAGCCATGCCGACCATCAGAAAATCCACGGCATCGTGCGGTCCCTGGAACGCAAGTTCCACCGCCCCGTGGGCATCCTGCTCGATTTGCAGGGTCCGAAGCTGCGGGTCGGCGATATCGACACGGGCTCGGCCGAGCTTGCGCCCGGGCACAAGTTCCGCCTCGACCTGGACAACACGCCGGGCAACCACCGCCGCGCCCCCCTGCCGCATCCGGAAATCTTCGCGGCGTTGGAGGTGGGATCGACGCTGCTGATCGACGATGGGAGAATCCGTCTGAAGGTTCTGGAGTGTTCCAAGGAACACGCGGAATGCGAGGTCGAGATCGGCGGCACCCTGTCCAACCACAAGGGCGTCAACGTGCCCAGCGTGATCCTCGACGTCTCGCCGCTGACCAAGAAGGACCGCGACGACATGCGCTTCGGCCTCGACCTCGGGGTCGAATGGGTCGCGCTCAGCTTCGTGCAGCGGCCCGAGGATCTGGCCGAGGCGCGCAAGCTGGTCGCCGGCCGCGCCGCCATCATGTCCAAGCTGGAAAAGCCCGCCGCCCTGACCCACCTGGAGGAAATCGTCCACCTGTCCGACGCCATCATGGTGGCGCGCGGCGACCTGGGCGTGGAATGCCCGACCGAAGACGTGCCCGTGGCGCAGAAGCAGATTCTGCACCTGTGCAGGCTGGCGGGCAAACCGGTGATCGTGGCGACCCAGATGCTGGATTCCATGGTCCATGCGCCGACGCCGACCCGGGCCGAGGCCTCGGACGTGGCGACCGCCATCTACGACGGCGCCGACGCGGTCATGCTGTCGGCGGAATCGGCGGTCGGCGATTATCCGACGGAAACCGTCGCCATGATGGACCGCATCATCAAGCGCGTGGAACAGGACGTGCACTATCGCCACATGCGCGACCGCCGCCGCGGCGGCCACGACGCCACGGCGGCCGACGCCATCACCGTCGCCGCCTGTCAGGTCGCGGAAACCATTTCGGCGGCGGTGATCGTCACCTTCACCACCACGGGTTCGACGACCCTGCGATGCGCGCGCCTGCGGCCCGCGACGCCGATCCTGGGCCTGACGCCCAAGCGCGAAACCGCGCGGAGGCTGGCGCTGTGCTGGGGCGTGCATTCGGTGCTGTCCGAGGATATCCATTCGTTCCGTGAAATGGTTTCCAAGGCCGTGACCGAGGCACAGAAAGACGGCTTCGCCAAGAAGGGCGACCCCATCGTCGTCACCGCCGGGGTGCCCTTCGGCACGCCGGGGGCGACCAACATTCTGCGCATCGCCTGGGTCGAATAA
- a CDS encoding MipA/OmpV family protein: protein MTITSMPTRPIAVAIWFPLAVLAFGIPTPAKAEPARDARPLNGATATSDKKSSDHWTIGIGVGAVPLFQGSKKYEAQPLPLVDVQYGRFFAKTGQGIGVNLIETPSLTAGASVNWVQGYDGEDVAKGINDVDDAFGARFFVSARLKGVITTLAATQAVSDTDRGLLINANVSYPIHATKKLAIIPSIGASWGNQKYMDGYFGVNSSESAASGLSYYEPTSGFKDVSFRITAKYKITDSISAMGSVGITHLLGKAADSPIVEQQTQPLALVGLTYTF from the coding sequence ATGACGATCACTTCCATGCCGACGCGACCGATCGCGGTCGCGATATGGTTTCCCCTTGCCGTGCTCGCCTTCGGCATCCCAACCCCCGCAAAGGCGGAGCCTGCCCGCGACGCCAGGCCGCTAAATGGAGCAACCGCAACCTCCGATAAGAAAAGCTCGGACCATTGGACGATAGGAATAGGCGTCGGGGCCGTTCCCCTGTTCCAGGGGAGCAAGAAATATGAGGCTCAACCCCTCCCGCTGGTTGATGTGCAGTACGGGCGATTTTTTGCAAAGACTGGGCAGGGTATCGGCGTGAACCTCATCGAAACGCCGAGCTTGACAGCGGGAGCAAGTGTCAACTGGGTGCAAGGTTACGATGGGGAGGACGTGGCCAAGGGCATCAATGACGTTGATGATGCTTTCGGGGCACGATTCTTTGTATCGGCGAGATTAAAGGGAGTGATTACGACACTCGCGGCCACCCAGGCAGTTAGCGACACGGACCGAGGGTTGCTGATCAATGCAAACGTGTCTTATCCGATTCATGCAACCAAAAAGCTTGCGATTATACCGAGCATTGGCGCCTCCTGGGGGAATCAAAAATACATGGATGGCTATTTTGGCGTCAATTCATCCGAGTCGGCGGCGTCGGGGCTAAGCTATTATGAACCTACGAGTGGATTTAAGGATGTCTCATTCCGAATCACGGCCAAATACAAGATTACGGATAGCATCAGTGCGATGGGCTCCGTAGGCATCACTCATTTGCTCGGGAAAGCCGCGGATAGCCCTATTGTTGAGCAACAAACACAGCCATTGGCGCTCGTGGGATTGACCTACACGTTCTAG